A window of Lentibacillus sp. Marseille-P4043 contains these coding sequences:
- the trmL gene encoding tRNA (uridine(34)/cytosine(34)/5-carboxymethylaminomethyluridine(34)-2'-O)-methyltransferase TrmL → MSLHVVLYQPEIPANTGNIARTCLATGATLHLIHPLGFSTDDKMVRRAGLDYWKHVDIREYDSIEELYATYPNGNFYYIENFGTKYYTDYDYSNTEEELFFVFGRETNGIPKSLLEGKEDRCLRIHMTDKVRSLNLSNTAAIIVYEALRQQGFANLK, encoded by the coding sequence GTGAGTTTACATGTTGTTTTATATCAACCAGAAATTCCGGCAAATACGGGAAATATTGCACGAACATGCTTAGCTACAGGTGCGACGCTTCATTTGATTCATCCACTAGGGTTCTCTACTGATGATAAAATGGTACGTCGGGCAGGGCTCGATTATTGGAAGCATGTTGACATTCGGGAATACGATTCAATTGAAGAATTATACGCAACATATCCGAATGGTAATTTCTACTATATAGAAAACTTTGGAACCAAGTATTACACGGATTATGATTATAGCAATACGGAAGAGGAATTATTCTTTGTGTTTGGCAGGGAAACGAATGGGATTCCGAAAAGTTTGTTAGAAGGAAAAGAAGATAGGTGTTTACGCATTCATATGACAGATAAGGTAAGATCGCTGAATTTATCCAATACAGCAGCAATTATTGTGTATGAAGCATTAAGACAGCAAGGATTTGCCAATCTAAAATAA
- a CDS encoding amidase domain-containing protein: MEKLAEWWLDFLQSDRNNEKWWEQKKLLCKERGVEISRIQGKGHIFQKLRYDHRSTYQYLLHLSFLMKQDDFFYREEQVLPLQFRLNHDYEIEHLQMERQPESAEKSVSMPTEDERNLEEYRFSYDRLAVVKYAERWWNSYNPAYRTFNVDCTNYVSQCLYAGGAPMWGAPDRGRGWWYQNGNDNWSYSWSVAHSLRWYLSGSTQGLKGKELQTADELMPGDVICYDFEGDGRWNHNTIVVAKDANGMPLVNAHTSNSRNRYWSYEDSTAWTPKINYKFFRIGE; encoded by the coding sequence ATGGAAAAATTGGCAGAGTGGTGGCTGGATTTTCTTCAATCAGATCGGAATAACGAGAAGTGGTGGGAACAAAAGAAATTATTATGTAAGGAACGTGGTGTAGAGATAAGCAGGATTCAGGGGAAAGGGCATATTTTCCAAAAATTGCGTTATGATCACAGATCGACTTATCAGTATTTACTCCATTTATCCTTTTTAATGAAACAAGATGATTTCTTTTATCGAGAGGAGCAAGTACTACCGCTCCAATTTCGTTTAAACCACGATTATGAAATCGAACATTTGCAGATGGAACGGCAGCCGGAATCAGCTGAAAAAAGTGTTTCAATGCCAACAGAAGACGAGCGGAATTTGGAGGAATACCGGTTTTCATATGACAGACTTGCTGTGGTAAAGTATGCGGAGCGTTGGTGGAACAGTTATAATCCTGCCTATCGTACGTTTAATGTTGATTGTACGAATTATGTGTCTCAATGTCTTTATGCAGGTGGGGCTCCAATGTGGGGGGCGCCTGATCGGGGACGTGGTTGGTGGTATCAAAACGGAAATGATAATTGGAGTTATAGCTGGTCGGTAGCACATTCCTTGCGTTGGTATTTAAGTGGTTCAACACAAGGTTTAAAAGGAAAGGAATTGCAAACAGCAGATGAACTTATGCCAGGTGACGTGATTTGCTATGATTTTGAGGGAGATGGTAGATGGAATCATAATACGATTGTTGTCGCTAAGGATGCCAATGGAATGCCACTTGTCAATGCACATACATCCAACAGCCGCAATCGCTATTGGTCATACGAGGATTCGACCGCATGGACACCGAAGATAAACTATAAATTTTTTCGAATTGGCGAGTAG